In Candidatus Poribacteria bacterium, the genomic stretch GAAGTGTTTTACCATGTTTCGCACACTTCTGCTCCAATATCTGCAAAAACTGATAGAAGGCATGGTCAGAGACTTTGCGACCCCAAAGCCGTTTCATACCCTCAAGGTTCAGGGTTTCAAAGTAGAGGGTATCAAACTCTGTGCAAAGTTCGGTAGCAAGTTTCCATTGCCAATCTTCTCTTTGTCGAGCAACTTTTCTGTGTTGCCTTGCCAAAGCACGACACGCACGATACCAATTGTTAGAACCTTTGACTTTACGACTCAGTGCTTTGCTTAGAGATCGCAATGTCTTCAGGGATTGTTTGAAAAATTGCGGGGATTGAATCTTATTGCCTTCGTCGCTTGTAAGGAATGTTTTGTTTCCATAATCAAACCCTGCGCTCTTACCCGTCTTGGGTTTGGGTTGGGAATCGTCAACATTCTCGCACGAAAAGCATAGCCAATAATCACCGCACCTATCACGCTTGAGTGTGATAGTTTTGATGACACCTTTGATTTCACGGTGTTTGTGGAAAGAGAACCATGTATCTATACAGTTGATTTTGATACGGTTCCCCTCAAGTGTGTATCCTGCTTGTGTGAACGTCATGGAGGTGTATTT encodes the following:
- a CDS encoding RNA-guided endonuclease TnpB family protein, which codes for IVSQSCFREWSKFPVAVQYYRMFGKNLSACRINAHIAKLKKRTKRHWKDLPSQVVQDVVLRYGKAQDAFFQNIKDRKAGLTRRKVGRPKIKPQHKYTSMTFTQAGYTLEGNRIKINCIDTWFSFHKHREIKGVIKTITLKRDRCGDYWLCFSCENVDDSQPKPKTGKSAGFDYGNKTFLTSDEGNKIQSPQFFKQSLKTLRSLSKALSRKVKGSNNWYRACRALARQHRKVARQREDWQWKLATELCTEFDTLYFETLNLEGMKRLWGRKVSDHAFYQFLQILEQKCAKHGKTLLQISQWTATTKPCSDCGYHNKELSLDDRQWTCPECGSYHDRDVNAAINIKQAGLAA